One window of the Eucalyptus grandis isolate ANBG69807.140 chromosome 6, ASM1654582v1, whole genome shotgun sequence genome contains the following:
- the LOC104450262 gene encoding ethylene-responsive transcription factor 3, which translates to MRRGRCAAAAAKREAAEIAPPPVPHAAAAAAAEPRYRGVRRKSLGRYTAEIRDPGTKKLVRLGTFGSPEEAARAFDAKAVAFRGVKARTNFPVAPSSFPPAASRDLRAPLIESRKFGRRGARDLRGDHHDVSPQRPTSSSLSSTVVSSSGPRPSPPPETAKRRTRTPPPPPPPPEDCRSGCGSSSTVIDDEGEDFASSSRREPLPFDLNLLPPPEIDDFQFTSLRL; encoded by the coding sequence ATGAGGAGAGGCAGATGCGCCGCCGCGGCCGCGAAGAGGGAGGCGGCCGAGATAGCGCCGCCGCCGGTGCCCCatgcggctgcggcggcggcggcggaaccCAGATACAGGGGCGTCCGGCGGAAGTCGCTGGGCCGATACACGGCCGAGATCAGAGACCCCGGGACGAAGAAGCTCGTGCGGCTCGGCACTTTCGGCTCGCCGGAGGAAGCGGCGCGTGCTTTCGACGCGAAGGCCGTGGCGTTCCGCGGGGTCAAGGCCAGGACCAACTTCCCCGTCGCCCCGTCGAGTTTCCCTCCGGCCGCTTCTCGCGATCTGCGAGCTCCGTTGATTGAATCCAGAAAGTTCGGTCGGAGAGGCGCTCGAGATCTTCGCGGCGACCACCACGACGTCAGCCCGCAGAGACCGACCTCGAGCAGCTTAAGCAGCACCGTGGTGTCGTCCAGTGGTCCtcgaccgtcgccgccgccggagaCGGCGAAGCGGCGGACTAggactccgccgccgccaccgccgccgccggaggatTGTCGGAGCGGCTGCGGTTCCTCATCCACGGTGATTGATGACGAGGGCGAGGATTTCGCGTCTTCGTCGAGAAGAGAACCCTTGCCGTTCGATCTCAACCTCCTCCCTCCGCCGGAGATCGACGATTTCCAGTTCACATCCCTGCGCCTCTAG
- the LOC104450261 gene encoding uncharacterized protein LOC104450261, which produces MEEKGLGGHDRLYAAVRELLSGIDDIGKLKRHGDHHAGEQASRLKEAVMLRKQVEELEAKVSMLERRLMEMLCISEDRHDRTKRELAHLREKADVADRRIENLEAAVSRYQSRIAVAEAEKEKAEERARRASIKGETTSTPRRSPIGAPYRPMAPGSTSMSFVPSPGASLADLEVCEKALFFLN; this is translated from the exons ATGGAGGAGAAGGGACTGGGAGGGCATGATCGGCTTTATGCTGCAGTCCGCGAGCTCCTTTCA GGCATCGACGACATCGGTAAGCTTAAGAGGCATGGCGACCATCATGCTGGAGAACAGGCCAGCCGCCTCAAGGAGGCAGTGATGCTGCGTAAGCAGGTGGAGGAGCTGGAGGCCAAGGTGTCAATGTTGGAGCGTCGTCTGATGGAGATGCTCTGCATAAGCGAGGATAGGCATGACAGGACAAAGAGGGAATTGGCTCATCTGCGAGAGAAAGCAGACGTGGCGGACCGCCGGATTGAGAACCTGGAAGCTGCTGTTTCCAGATACCAGAGCAGGATTGCAGTAGCTGAGGCAGAGAAGGAGAAAGCAGAAGAGAGGGCGCGTAGGGCTAGCATCAAGGGAGAAACCACGAGCACACCTCGCCGGAGCCCTATAGGAGCGCCCTATAGGCCTATGGCTCCAGGGAGTACCTCCATGAGCTTTGTTCCTTCTCCTGGCGCTAGTCTTGCAGACTTGGAGGTGTGCGAGAAAGCGCTATTTTTCCTGAACTGA